The Sander vitreus isolate 19-12246 chromosome 10, sanVit1, whole genome shotgun sequence genome contains the following window.
CTCTGTATAAATCAGCTAGTATAGTCCAAGATATGACTGACGTATTTTGGGAAGATTCTTTATagtattgtgttgtttttttgtcttgaaGCAACATGACAGAGTACATTCTCCTTATCCTCTACTTCTCGTTCTTCATTTGCCTCTGTGCCTTAGTCTGCCTTTACTTCTCTGGTTGCCAGGAGATGACTTATAAACATGATGGTAAGGACTCTGTGGGGTTTGGAAAAGTTAATAACAAGaaagatataaaaacaaacacccaGAGATATGATCGGATTTACTTTGCCTGAGATAAACAGAATGAAGGTACCTGGTTTGGACAACTTTTAGACAGAACGTTGGTGAATAAACTATTACTGTACAAAATtaagcatttttttaaaaacataagcAGACGTGTGGTGGATTTAAGAGCTTTATTGAAttagaaatatttaaaaaaaaaaaaaaaatctatatccGTAGGGATATAATCTGGATGAATGTTGGATTTCTAAACATGCAGTCTGGCTTTCTATAGCTTGGGCAACAAAATGTAAGTCACGGTTTTATACAACAATGTGCATGTCCTCTGTTCTCCTTTAATCCTCTCTGCAGAGGCATGTTGTGGAGACATATTTTGGATTTGATGAGGAGTCGATAGACTCTGAGACCTCCTCTCTGACCTCCTACAACACTGACCTCACTGACCGCACGCCTGCAACCCCAGAGGAAGATTTGGAAGAGGTAAGAAAATCCTACATTGGAAGAAATAATTTAAACTATATTCTATACAGCTGAAAGATGTGCTGCATACATGAGAGATAGCTGACAGGACAGAAACAAGACAGCACATTAAAGATAATTTAGGGTTATTTAGGtaaaggtttgtgtgtgtgtgtttgacccgGTCTCTTTTTAATATATCtttcatttctatttttcttaAATAAAGATTATTTCCCGTGAAGAGTCCGAGCTTCGCTTCCGTCAGTTGACCAGAGAGTACCAGGCTCTCCAGCGGGCCTACGCCCTTCTCCAAGAGCAGACGGGGGGCTCTGTGGATGCTGAGAGAGAGGCCAGGGTACTATCACTTTTTACCTCTCTTCCCCGTTTAGCCATGATCCAAACGGTtctcaaacatttttatttacaacaaAAACTATACATACTTGGGGCATAAGATAGTTAATATACTGTAACTTCCAAGTCTAGTTAATTattgaaatgtatgtttttcagTAATGCCACGTAAAGTTTTTAGAGTCGGTTCTTGTGTTGTCTAGCCAATTTTTTAAGTTGGTCCCTGATGGCTGATCTTCCCTTCCACAGACACGTGAGCAGCTGCAGATGGAGCTCAGCAGCTGCCAGGCCAAGATAGTGGACCTGGAGAAGGCCCTGGCCGAGAGGGGGCAGGTAACAAAGAAAAGGGATGGTGACAAGAGCTCACTGGT
Protein-coding sequences here:
- the LOC144524395 gene encoding uncharacterized protein LOC144524395, giving the protein MTEYILLILYFSFFICLCALVCLYFSGCQEMTYKHDGKDSVGFGKVNNKKDIKTNTQRYDRIYFA